Part of the Tolypothrix sp. PCC 7910 genome, AGGGATGAGGAATAAATCGACGAACTGCCCACAGTAGAATAGCCCAAACGTACACAGCCACAACACACCCGTCCCGATTTTGCCGTTGTATATCCGGTGCAGTCCCCCCAAGCCGAAAAACCCCATAGCACACAAGATGTAGGAAACAAGAAGACGGTCTTGATTGGTGTTATTATCAACCTTCATGTTGTTTTGATTCCCTTGGATTCGCGCTTACAATCTGAGACGCTTTTGTGGCGCTGTTTTGTTTCATACTAAGTCTGTTGTTAGCTTTTCGCCCACAAGCTGGATGCAAAAAAGGGTACAAAGACCTTAGCTGACTCCCAATACCAAATTGCTGATTCCGCAGAATATATAACTATTGTTGCAACTCTTAACGTTTTATCTACAAATTTTGAGCCTGTACCTTGATAGACTGAACTTTATCAGCCTTAGTGATAAGTACTGTATCCCTTGCTTAAAAGCTAGAGGATTTAGCAATAATATAATTTGTAATTGATAATTCGTAATTCGTAATGAAAAGCTCATTTATGAATTACGAATTATAGAGTGTACTTTAGGGCATATAGAAAACTGGGTTAGAGAGCAATCTCACCAGGTAAACCCTAAATGCTTGGAGAGCTACCCATAAACAGGACTCTAGGTAAATACGTAATATCCTAGTTGGTTCGGGTAGGACAAGATATGTAAGACCTAGCCAATCTAGTAGCATCACTACTAAATGTAACTAGGCAATATCTGCTCAAGAATCTCCCAAATTTTTGCAGATGGGAGAGTGTCAATGTCGTCTAGTTACGCCTTGAGAGCGTCTGACGTTGGCTTTCTGGTGTACTAAAGATAATAAAGACAGAAGAGAAATCAAAACATGGTAGATTCCCTCAAAAAACCAGGCTTTGAAGAATTGCGTCCAGGGATTAAAGTCCCGGCAAAAGAAACACTATTAACACCCCGGTTTTACACCACCGACTTTGATGAAATGGCGCGGATGGATATCTCCGTCAATGAAGACGAGTTACAAGCCATTCTCGAAGAGTTTCGTGCTGATTACAACCGCCATCATTTTGTTCGGGATGCCGAGTTTGAACAATCCTGGGATCATATTGATGGGGAAACTCGCCGTTTATTCGTTGAATTTTTAGAGCGTTCTTGTACAGCCGAGTTTTCTGGGTTTTTGCTGTACAAAGAACTTGGCCGCCGCTTGAAAGATAAAAGCCCAGTTTTAGCCGAGTGCTTTAACTTGATGTCACGGGATGAAGCCCGTCATGCTGGCTTTTTGAATAAAGCGATGTCAGACTTTAATCTTTCTCTAGATTTAGGGTTTTTGACAAAGAGCCGCGATTACACATTCTTTAAACCGAAATTTATCTTCTACGCCACATATCTTTCCGAAAAAATCGGTTATTGGCGTTATATCACCATTTATCGTCACTTAGAAGCACATCCTGAAGACCGGATTTATCCAATTTTCCGGTTCTTTGAAAACTGGTGTCAGGATGAAAACCGTCATGGTGATTTCTTTGATGCAGTAATGCAATCTCAACCACAAATGTTGAATGATTGGAAGGCGAAGCTATGGAGTCGCTTCTTCCTGTTGTCAGTGTTTGTGACGATGTATCTCAATGACCTGCAACGCAAAGACTTTTATGCTTCTCTAGGATTGGATGCACGGGAATACGACATCTACGTCATCAAGAAAACCAATGAAACCGCAGGACGAGTTTTCCCGTTGATGCTGGATGTTGATAATCCAGAGTTTTATCAACGCTTGGATATTTGTGTTGAGAAGATGGCAAAATTAAATGCGATCGCCAACTCCAACACTCCTAAATTCCTGCAATTCTTCCAGAAGTTGCCAACTCTCGCTTCCATTGGTTGGCATATGGTTAAGCTGTACCTGATGAAACCCATTGATGCGGTTTCTGCTCAAGGTATGGCCCGCTAGTTGATCCTAGTTTGACAAAATTTTCAGTGGTTCTGTGTTAAATAGAGCCACTTTTTTATGTCACTTTCTGCTCATATTAATCTTGTATTTTAAATAGATAACCGCAAGATTATGCTTTTTAGCATTAGGAGGAGTAAATGAGTCAGGCAATTGGACGTACTTGCTGGGCGATCGCAGAAGGTTACATTCCTGCTTATAGTACTGGCCCAGAACCCCAGTTTATTAGTCATGAAACAGTGTGTATTTTAAATGCTGGTGACCAAGATGCTCATGTAGAAATCACGATTTACTATAGCGATAGGGAACCTGTAGGTGGTTACAAAATCACGGTTCCTGCACGACGGACAAAACATATCCGGTTTAATGATCTCAAAGATCCAGAACCCATTCCTCACGATACTGATTTTGCTAGTGTAATTCAGTCAGATGTGCCAATTGTGGTGCAGCATACTCGCTTAGATTCTCGACAAGCAGAAAATGCTCTTCTCAGCACCATCGCTTACGCTCATAATTAAATTTATTATTCTTTGGCGACACTGCTCGATAGCAATAGCTAGTTTCAAATAATGTATTTATACCAGCACAAATATATGAGTAAGGGCGTACAGATGTGCGCCCTTACTCATCATTGATGTGTTGCAATGTCTTTAAAATTAGTATTACAAGTATTTTTAAATGAATCTCCTGTGTAGCGTAGCAATACTAATAAATATTTCGCTACAAAAGATGCAAACAAATAAATACTGCTATCAGAAAAGTCTAAACAATCAATTATTTAATTCCTACAACCCAAGCCAAAGTAAGGGTACAAAAATTTCATACCCTGAATAATACTCAGTGGCTTTAAGGACATTTTTAGCAATTTTAAATAAAAAATAACCGTATTTTGAAGGTTTTTCCTCATCAGTCAAAGCAGATGTGACATTAAGCAAATTTTTTCAAACTTTCAGGCTAATTAGCCATTAAACCTGAGATAATGTGCCTTTAAGTTCTATAGAAATCTTCAGTGAGTCTTGAGCATTTCTCAAAAATAATATTCTCGGCTACTTCCACAAGTTCAGAATCTTGATTTTGTGCGTTTAAGTAATATCTAACAAAACTATATGGGCAGTAATCCAATTGTCTTAATCCACGGCTACTCTGCTTCTGGTGAATCTTTCAAAGTGTGGGAAAAAAAGCTAGAAGCTCGTGGGTATGATGTCTCAACTATCCATGTTTGTAGCTATGTAACCTTGACTAATGAAGTCACAATTAAAGATATTGCCGAAGGTTTTGATCGGGCATTATCTATAGAGGGAGGGTTAGACCCAGATCAGGAATTTGATGCGATCGTTCACTCAACTGGGATGCTGGTAATTCGCGCTTGGTTGACTGCTTACTCACAAAAGCGACGGAATCGGCTTAAGCACTTGATTGGGCTAGCACCAGCTACCTTCGGTTCTCCCTTAGCTCACAAGGGACGGAGTTGGTTAGGTGCAATGTTTAAAGGAAACAAGGAGTTTGGCCCCGACTTTTTAGAGGCTGGGGATTTAGTTTTAGATGGATTGGAACTAGGAAGCAAATTCACTTGGGATTTGGCCCATAAAGATTTATTTGGCAGTGAAATATTTTATGGGAACAAAAATGATACCCCTTATGTATTTACCTTCTGTGGTACAAGTCCCTATAGCGGTTTAGCCAAATTAGTCAGCGATCCCGGAACTGATGGTACTGTGCGCTGGGCGGGTTGTGGTTTAAATAGCCGCAAGATTTTACTTGACTTAACCAAACAGCAGGAAGAGGAACAGCGCATCGATTTTGATGGTTCCAAGAATGATGGTATTGCACCCACAGTATTAGTTGAGGGGTTGAATCACCAGACAATTATGAGCAATCCCCGCGATGAACTAGTGGATGCAGTTTGTGAAGCACTGCAATTCACCCCCGAACAAAAAATTCAGGATTGGCAGATAAAAACTACGGAGAAACTCTCACCAAAGACTATTGATTTATGGCAGCAGTTTGTCGTTCGTGCCGTAGATGAACGTGAAGATCCCATTCCTGACTACCACATTCAAGTATTCACCCAAGGTAATGATAACTTCCAAGCTATAGATAATTTTGCTGCCAACGTACATACATATAGTGGGGATAAAAGCCTTCGCTGTTTCTATGTCAACTTGAATCGGATTCTCAATCCCCAAAATTTGCAGCAACCAACGAATCTACCAAATTTGATGATGCGCGTTATTGCATCATCAGGTTCACAGCTAATTGACTATCTGGGAGTGAATAATAAAGGAGAGTGGGATGCACAGATGGATATCTCATACCTATTACGGGAATCCAAAGTGAGACTTTTCTGGCCGTTTACAACTACTCTGATTGAATTAAAGCTAAATCGCGAACCTCGCAAGGATGTTGCCAAGTTTTTACAGCGGTTACAGTCTATGACACAATAAGTTGCGACTTGTTCTTTTCATCAATCAGGTTACGTGAAAGCTAAAAACCTGATTTTGGGTAGATTAGGTTTTGCTATTGCTCAACCCAACCTACCAATTTTGATATGCTTTCGTCGATTTTAAACAGTTGATTGAGTTTGTAGAAAATAGCGATTTTATTTACCAAATCTACGATCTATATCATCCGCTTGAGAACCACCGCGAGTAGAGTTAATTCTTAAAGAGGCCCGATCTTTAGAAAGGTTATAAGTTAAAGGCTTTGTTTTAGAAATGCGGGCTTCACCTTCTTTGGCTAAACTTTGAGGTGGGTATTTAATCATTAAAGCTTTAATCGCCTCAATTCTTTTAGGTACTGCTGGATGACCTGAATCAGCTTCAGAACCAGGCATTTGAGATAGAACTTGCATAACTCGCAGACATCCTTCAGAATCAAAGCCGGCTTTCACAGAAGCTATATAGCCAATTTCATCAGCTTCAAATTCGTGTTGTCTCTCTTGCTCGGCTAGGCGTTGTTCTAGTTCTTTTTTCTTTCTTTCAATAATCTCATTGATGCGTTTTTGTGAATCTGCTTGGCGTTGCACACCTTGATTACCCAACACCGAACCTAAGAGTCCACCAACAGTTCCTCCGACTACACGATTCACTACAGCACCACTAACAACAGCCGCTGTTGACTCTTCATTTGCTGCTTGTTGTTCTCCTAAAACTTCTCTTTTTGCTTCTTCTTCTATCTTGGCAATTAACTCATTTTTTTGTGCTACACCAATCGCAATGTGCCGTTTAGCATGGTGACCCATTTCATGAGCAACTACACAAGCTAATGCAGAAGAATCACCAGCTAATTGGTCAAGGATACCATCATAAACCGCTATGAGATTGACATCGGTTGCAAATGCATTCACATCATATTTAGGAATAGTCACAATTCGCCAAGGTCGATTATCAAATTCATTAGCACGTGC contains:
- the acsF gene encoding magnesium-protoporphyrin IX monomethyl ester (oxidative) cyclase, translating into MVDSLKKPGFEELRPGIKVPAKETLLTPRFYTTDFDEMARMDISVNEDELQAILEEFRADYNRHHFVRDAEFEQSWDHIDGETRRLFVEFLERSCTAEFSGFLLYKELGRRLKDKSPVLAECFNLMSRDEARHAGFLNKAMSDFNLSLDLGFLTKSRDYTFFKPKFIFYATYLSEKIGYWRYITIYRHLEAHPEDRIYPIFRFFENWCQDENRHGDFFDAVMQSQPQMLNDWKAKLWSRFFLLSVFVTMYLNDLQRKDFYASLGLDAREYDIYVIKKTNETAGRVFPLMLDVDNPEFYQRLDICVEKMAKLNAIANSNTPKFLQFFQKLPTLASIGWHMVKLYLMKPIDAVSAQGMAR
- a CDS encoding sensory rhodopsin transducer produces the protein MSQAIGRTCWAIAEGYIPAYSTGPEPQFISHETVCILNAGDQDAHVEITIYYSDREPVGGYKITVPARRTKHIRFNDLKDPEPIPHDTDFASVIQSDVPIVVQHTRLDSRQAENALLSTIAYAHN
- a CDS encoding triacylglycerol lipase; translation: MGSNPIVLIHGYSASGESFKVWEKKLEARGYDVSTIHVCSYVTLTNEVTIKDIAEGFDRALSIEGGLDPDQEFDAIVHSTGMLVIRAWLTAYSQKRRNRLKHLIGLAPATFGSPLAHKGRSWLGAMFKGNKEFGPDFLEAGDLVLDGLELGSKFTWDLAHKDLFGSEIFYGNKNDTPYVFTFCGTSPYSGLAKLVSDPGTDGTVRWAGCGLNSRKILLDLTKQQEEEQRIDFDGSKNDGIAPTVLVEGLNHQTIMSNPRDELVDAVCEALQFTPEQKIQDWQIKTTEKLSPKTIDLWQQFVVRAVDEREDPIPDYHIQVFTQGNDNFQAIDNFAANVHTYSGDKSLRCFYVNLNRILNPQNLQQPTNLPNLMMRVIASSGSQLIDYLGVNNKGEWDAQMDISYLLRESKVRLFWPFTTTLIELKLNREPRKDVAKFLQRLQSMTQ
- a CDS encoding M48 family metallopeptidase, translating into MSNWKTKLLTSGSLCLFLLSATLPVLAKPATPKKPAPTSSSNYEQAKKQLPEDFYALYRVIDRIARANEFDNRPWRIVTIPKYDVNAFATDVNLIAVYDGILDQLAGDSSALACVVAHEMGHHAKRHIAIGVAQKNELIAKIEEEAKREVLGEQQAANEESTAAVVSGAVVNRVVGGTVGGLLGSVLGNQGVQRQADSQKRINEIIERKKKELEQRLAEQERQHEFEADEIGYIASVKAGFDSEGCLRVMQVLSQMPGSEADSGHPAVPKRIEAIKALMIKYPPQSLAKEGEARISKTKPLTYNLSKDRASLRINSTRGGSQADDIDRRFGK